One Thiocapsa sp. genomic window carries:
- a CDS encoding Bax inhibitor-1/YccA family protein, giving the protein MANTDFSIPRSTESVISANKVLKNTYLLLAATLGFSAFTAMVSIALAVPSWMYLVSVIVAMLMGIFVLPRTANSSKGIGVIFLITGLLGFGLGSILSMYLALPNGPQTVGLAFGGTAAIFLGLSGYALTSKRDFSFMGGFIFAGMMVVILAIVANLFLQMPALSLAISSAIILLMSGFILFDTSRIARGEETNYIMATYGIYLAIFNIFISLLQILGIMGDD; this is encoded by the coding sequence ATGGCCAACACTGATTTTTCCATCCCCCGCAGCACAGAGTCGGTCATCTCGGCCAACAAGGTGCTCAAGAACACCTATCTGCTGCTCGCCGCGACGCTGGGCTTCAGCGCCTTTACCGCGATGGTGTCGATCGCCCTCGCCGTGCCGAGCTGGATGTACCTGGTCTCGGTGATCGTTGCAATGCTGATGGGTATTTTCGTGCTTCCGCGCACGGCCAATTCATCGAAGGGCATCGGTGTCATCTTCCTGATCACCGGTCTGCTCGGGTTCGGCCTGGGCTCGATCTTGTCCATGTATCTCGCCCTCCCGAACGGCCCGCAGACCGTCGGCTTGGCGTTCGGCGGCACCGCGGCGATCTTCCTTGGACTGTCCGGCTACGCACTGACCAGCAAGCGTGACTTCAGCTTCATGGGCGGCTTCATCTTCGCCGGCATGATGGTCGTGATTCTGGCGATCGTGGCGAATCTGTTCCTCCAGATGCCGGCGCTCTCGCTGGCGATCTCCTCGGCCATCATCCTGCTGATGAGCGGCTTCATCCTGTTCGATACCAGCCGGATCGCACGGGGCGAAGAGACGAACTATATTATGGCGACCTACGGGATCTATCTCGCCATCTTCAACATCTTCATCAGCTTGCTCCAGATTCTCGGGATCATGGGCGACGACTGA
- a CDS encoding sulfite exporter TauE/SafE family protein: MSDLTPSASAETTAKLFRGRVLKPAEGVFLFHPRAMERLITDHLAAEARDISIPELAYYLMPSTAFLTGLELENPEALAVIEGLNLPDYVILLPIPPEQRLDRIGFTRLLRDYWARRFEAEVARAWQMARDDNRDGDPFGPVGLARRIGPLALSEVRDIMARDGVVPAGIGDAFICRSFVALIARLRYFSPGARGFFFPTIRDWHALDLWLLESGLDLPGSLQGGRLPRLLEHTRPDHRCGVPEYLPLLPSGLPYGESDPDFARAIVAQESHEAPLFPDEPATPNASGATLASPVDKIEVRCLAVLHDASQSVGRDWRTTLRDIVITPLGPLLDGLLTIPTLLSRRRSTAGPRGILLDLHLALFADAVRKAQRAELDHHYAAALVNLSLARRRFIAMGGPSPNARDAVRVILAQRAAAAESALADLIAANSTLSPGTARELAALTALLGEEVMRSGSASSAYSILLNLERALLESRTTYYRLRPFQWAASGGKVRLRQILPFQAQLKALRALEAASLRLEQIEWPSREVERFSVPLKRLSDQLATRLAGQLRPHLRVSLEEAGFNPSNHREKVAAHKMREELLDVIQHRRHLKFTDVRDIVARNILRLPDPTLEEIRHGDRLAHFDRIAAKSLPGVYKPGEFYVKGLQQLGAPLFGTPRGRLILRHLILPTGLAFLGLKTLDILAGLITHDGSSVHLAPLWLVLLLALLINAFAYTRVGRAIAKTIWRVLSWTVRLLLFDGVRRLLRWTPVARLLSTSIIRGLDRNLVQPLFIGLLVVLPFVGIGLLIEEVEIDYGLSLLIPAFAIGTLARNTPAGRRLLDNLASTAWQMLRRLNQTLVIGLVRELLHFFKEVTRRFEQGLHRIEELLSHQLGESRLALAIKSLFAPVWKFTEAFIQFYVTVLVEPQVNPIKHFPLVTIAHKLMLPFLPALTGLLVALTEPFLPKLIAYPFVTVTILLLPGLAGFLVWELKENRRIYAANHGGAHPVGYDTGRIEAVRRSDLESTPIEPAIIGSHGETMRGMLRRGFHSGTLPKAFDRLRRVLRDEIRDEVPYPHRLRDAQRRLAEVNRALCVFCDRELGYALRRRCAEPNCGLVRVETGRPRLSSNAFDLTLELYAANTANDRPIELRLYVYLEEPDIFLKVEISGPREELGEPCWSLVRSDLAVFSGRAGVKQAPSAV, encoded by the coding sequence GTGTCTGACCTTACCCCATCCGCCAGCGCCGAGACCACCGCGAAGCTCTTCCGCGGGCGCGTCCTTAAACCCGCCGAAGGCGTCTTCCTGTTCCATCCCAGGGCCATGGAGCGCCTGATCACGGACCATTTGGCGGCCGAGGCCCGTGACATCTCGATACCCGAGCTCGCCTATTACCTGATGCCCTCCACGGCCTTTCTGACAGGCCTGGAACTGGAAAATCCAGAGGCACTGGCGGTCATCGAGGGGCTCAACCTGCCCGACTATGTCATCCTCCTGCCCATCCCGCCCGAACAGCGACTCGACCGGATCGGCTTCACGCGACTGCTGCGCGACTACTGGGCACGGCGTTTCGAGGCGGAGGTCGCGCGCGCTTGGCAGATGGCCCGCGACGACAATCGCGACGGGGATCCGTTCGGCCCGGTCGGTCTGGCCCGCCGGATCGGCCCGCTGGCCTTGTCCGAGGTGCGCGACATCATGGCGCGCGACGGGGTCGTCCCTGCGGGTATCGGCGACGCCTTCATTTGCCGCAGCTTCGTCGCCCTGATTGCCCGATTGCGCTATTTTTCGCCGGGCGCCCGCGGTTTCTTCTTTCCGACGATCCGCGACTGGCACGCGCTCGATCTGTGGCTCCTCGAGAGCGGGCTCGACCTCCCCGGATCGTTGCAGGGGGGACGGCTGCCGCGCTTGCTGGAGCATACCCGCCCGGATCACCGCTGCGGCGTGCCCGAGTATCTGCCGCTGCTCCCGTCCGGCCTGCCCTACGGGGAGTCGGATCCGGATTTCGCGCGCGCGATCGTAGCCCAGGAAAGCCACGAAGCGCCGCTCTTCCCGGATGAGCCGGCAACGCCGAACGCCTCCGGCGCGACGCTCGCGTCCCCCGTCGACAAGATCGAGGTACGCTGTCTCGCGGTCCTGCACGACGCCTCTCAATCGGTGGGTCGGGACTGGCGGACGACGCTCCGAGACATCGTCATCACACCGCTCGGCCCACTTCTGGACGGACTGCTGACCATCCCGACGCTGCTGAGCCGTCGACGATCGACCGCAGGACCCCGCGGGATCCTGCTGGATCTGCATCTGGCCTTGTTCGCCGATGCCGTGCGCAAGGCACAGCGCGCCGAGCTCGATCATCATTATGCCGCCGCACTCGTCAACCTGTCCTTGGCCCGGCGACGCTTCATCGCCATGGGCGGCCCCAGCCCGAATGCGCGCGACGCCGTCCGCGTGATCCTCGCCCAACGTGCCGCTGCCGCCGAGAGCGCCTTGGCGGATCTCATCGCCGCCAACTCGACGCTGAGCCCGGGCACGGCACGCGAGCTGGCTGCTTTGACCGCGCTCTTGGGCGAGGAAGTGATGCGCTCCGGCTCGGCAAGCTCGGCTTACTCGATCCTTCTCAACCTGGAGCGCGCCCTGCTGGAGAGCCGCACGACCTACTACCGCCTGCGCCCCTTCCAATGGGCAGCGAGCGGCGGCAAGGTACGGCTTCGACAGATCCTGCCCTTTCAGGCCCAGCTCAAGGCGCTGCGTGCGCTCGAGGCCGCATCGCTCCGGCTCGAGCAGATCGAGTGGCCTAGCCGCGAAGTCGAGCGGTTCTCGGTCCCCTTGAAGCGACTCTCCGATCAGCTTGCCACGCGACTCGCCGGCCAGCTCAGACCCCACCTCCGCGTTTCTCTCGAGGAGGCCGGCTTCAACCCGAGCAACCATCGCGAGAAGGTCGCGGCGCACAAGATGCGCGAGGAGCTGCTCGACGTCATCCAGCACCGGCGGCATCTGAAGTTCACCGACGTGCGCGATATCGTCGCACGCAACATCCTGCGCCTGCCCGACCCGACCTTGGAGGAGATTCGCCACGGCGACCGCTTGGCGCATTTCGATCGGATCGCCGCCAAAAGCCTGCCCGGCGTCTATAAGCCGGGCGAATTCTATGTCAAGGGATTGCAGCAGCTCGGCGCACCTCTGTTCGGCACCCCGCGAGGACGGTTGATCCTGCGTCATCTCATCCTGCCGACCGGCCTCGCCTTCCTGGGACTCAAGACGCTCGACATCCTGGCCGGCCTGATCACGCACGATGGGAGCTCCGTCCATTTGGCGCCCCTCTGGCTCGTGCTGCTGCTCGCCCTGCTGATCAATGCGTTCGCCTACACCCGCGTCGGGCGTGCGATCGCCAAGACGATCTGGCGCGTCCTCTCTTGGACAGTCCGTCTGCTGCTGTTCGACGGGGTGCGCAGGCTACTGCGCTGGACGCCCGTCGCGAGGCTCCTGTCGACGAGCATCATCCGCGGACTGGATCGTAACCTCGTCCAGCCGCTGTTCATCGGCCTGCTGGTCGTGCTCCCGTTCGTTGGAATTGGTCTGCTGATCGAGGAGGTGGAGATCGATTACGGTCTATCCCTGCTGATCCCGGCCTTTGCGATCGGCACGCTCGCGCGCAACACGCCGGCGGGTCGACGCTTGCTCGACAATCTCGCGAGCACGGCATGGCAGATGCTTCGTCGACTGAACCAGACCCTGGTGATCGGATTGGTTCGAGAGCTGCTCCATTTCTTCAAGGAGGTGACGCGCCGCTTCGAGCAGGGGCTGCACCGGATCGAGGAATTGCTGAGCCATCAGCTCGGAGAGTCGCGGCTCGCGCTCGCCATCAAGTCGCTGTTTGCGCCGGTCTGGAAATTCACGGAGGCGTTCATCCAATTTTACGTGACCGTGCTGGTGGAGCCGCAGGTCAATCCGATCAAGCATTTCCCTCTGGTCACCATCGCGCACAAGCTGATGTTGCCCTTCCTGCCTGCACTCACCGGGCTGCTGGTTGCACTCACGGAGCCCTTTCTGCCGAAGCTGATCGCCTACCCCTTCGTGACCGTCACCATCCTCTTGTTGCCGGGACTCGCCGGTTTTCTGGTTTGGGAGCTGAAGGAGAATCGACGGATCTATGCGGCCAACCACGGGGGCGCGCACCCAGTCGGATACGATACAGGTCGGATCGAGGCGGTGCGCCGATCCGATCTGGAGAGCACACCGATCGAGCCGGCCATCATCGGCAGCCACGGCGAGACCATGCGCGGGATGCTCCGCCGGGGCTTTCACAGCGGAACACTGCCGAAGGCGTTTGACCGACTCAGGCGCGTGCTGCGCGATGAGATCCGCGACGAGGTCCCCTACCCCCATCGCCTTCGAGACGCACAGCGTCGCCTCGCCGAGGTGAATCGTGCCCTCTGTGTCTTCTGCGATCGCGAGCT
- a CDS encoding dicarboxylate/amino acid:cation symporter: MSVLKMKLHWQILIALVLAIVIGLLIERDTGLFGVTLYGIFAFLGELFLNALKMLIVPLIVSSIIVGVAGIGSSSNLGRLGGKTIGYYAMTSLLAIIVGLLVVNIIQPGVVEGTAEEVFGLTASKSDLEAQFADKGATDIIEIFLRMVPTNVVAAAAAGQMLGLIFFSLLYGFFITRLNGNYAQTQLDFWSGVFEVMMKITELVMRFAPIGVFALVAKTVTDTGLEAFGPLALFFFSVVIALGIHFFVTLPLLLMFIGGVKPSRHYRAMGAALLTAFSTASSSATLPLTMECVEKNAGVSNRTSSFVLPLGATVNMDGTALYECVAVMFIAQAYGIELGFSTQILIVILALLTSIGVAGIPAASLVAIAIILSAVGLPLEGIGLILAVDRLLDMMRTSVNVFSDSCGAVIIAKSEGETGILENDVPTPARA; this comes from the coding sequence ATGTCGGTTCTCAAAATGAAGCTCCACTGGCAGATCCTGATCGCCCTTGTGCTGGCGATCGTCATCGGGCTGCTGATCGAGCGCGACACCGGACTCTTCGGGGTCACCCTGTACGGGATCTTCGCCTTTCTGGGCGAGCTTTTCCTCAACGCCCTGAAGATGTTGATTGTACCCCTGATCGTGTCTTCGATCATCGTCGGGGTCGCCGGAATCGGCAGCTCGAGCAATCTCGGGCGTCTCGGAGGCAAGACCATCGGCTACTACGCGATGACGAGCCTGCTCGCCATCATCGTGGGGTTGCTCGTCGTCAACATCATTCAGCCCGGTGTGGTGGAAGGCACCGCCGAGGAGGTATTCGGGCTAACCGCCAGCAAGAGCGATCTGGAGGCTCAGTTCGCCGACAAGGGCGCCACCGACATCATCGAGATCTTCCTGCGCATGGTGCCGACCAACGTCGTTGCGGCAGCGGCAGCGGGGCAGATGCTCGGACTGATCTTCTTCAGCCTGCTCTACGGCTTTTTCATCACCCGCCTGAACGGCAACTATGCGCAAACACAGCTCGACTTCTGGAGCGGCGTCTTCGAGGTGATGATGAAGATCACCGAGCTGGTGATGCGCTTCGCGCCCATCGGGGTCTTCGCACTGGTCGCCAAGACGGTCACGGACACCGGATTGGAGGCATTCGGACCACTCGCGCTTTTCTTCTTCAGCGTCGTGATCGCGCTGGGCATCCATTTTTTCGTGACCCTGCCGCTGCTGCTCATGTTCATCGGCGGGGTGAAGCCAAGCCGCCACTATCGCGCCATGGGTGCTGCGCTGCTCACGGCCTTCTCGACCGCATCCTCCTCGGCCACGCTCCCGCTCACGATGGAATGTGTCGAGAAGAACGCAGGGGTCTCCAACCGGACTTCGAGCTTCGTGCTGCCCTTGGGTGCGACCGTGAACATGGACGGAACCGCACTTTATGAATGCGTCGCCGTCATGTTCATCGCTCAGGCATACGGGATCGAGCTGGGATTCTCGACCCAGATCCTGATCGTGATCCTCGCGCTTCTGACCTCGATCGGCGTGGCCGGCATCCCGGCCGCAAGCCTTGTGGCCATCGCCATCATCCTGAGTGCCGTCGGCCTGCCGTTGGAAGGGATCGGGCTGATCCTGGCGGTCGATCGACTCCTCGACATGATGCGCACCTCGGTCAACGTCTTCAGCGACTCCTGCGGTGCCGTCATCATCGCCAAGAGCGAAGGGGAAACCGGCATTCTCGAGAACGATGTGCCAACGCCGGCCAGGGCCTAG
- a CDS encoding NUDIX domain-containing protein — translation MNRREILSAGVVPVRRFGPEMRFLILRCFSYWDFPKGETEPGEDPLNTAGREVVEETGLTDLDFRWGTSFVETPPYGRGKVARYYLAESPRGDVALGINPQLGFPEHQEYRWVTEAEAHALLNDRVRAVLDWAVQRIGESPEAPAAGSINRPPENRQP, via the coding sequence ATGAACCGCCGAGAGATCCTCTCCGCCGGCGTCGTTCCGGTCCGTCGCTTCGGACCCGAGATGCGTTTCCTGATCCTGCGATGCTTCAGCTATTGGGATTTCCCCAAGGGCGAGACCGAGCCCGGCGAAGACCCGTTGAATACCGCAGGGCGCGAAGTCGTCGAAGAGACCGGACTCACCGACCTGGATTTTCGTTGGGGGACGTCGTTCGTGGAAACGCCGCCCTACGGTCGCGGCAAGGTCGCGCGTTATTATCTGGCGGAGTCACCGCGCGGCGATGTCGCCCTCGGGATCAACCCGCAGCTGGGGTTTCCCGAGCACCAGGAGTATCGCTGGGTCACCGAAGCAGAGGCTCATGCGCTCCTGAACGATCGCGTGCGCGCCGTCCTGGACTGGGCCGTGCAACGCATCGGCGAATCGCCCGAGGCCCCGGCCGCCGGGTCCATCAACCGACCACCGGAGAACCGCCAACCATGA
- a CDS encoding YceH family protein, with amino-acid sequence MTIEHESDTSDAMLTPAEARVLGCLMEKQRTTPDQYPLTLNSLVSACNQKSARHPVTNMTPGEVGHVVNQLRDRGLIYASLSGRTERYDHKIVGTFLLSREEHALLCALMLRGPQTTGELRTNTARLADFKDLEQVTTALHGMAKRDRPLVVELPRQPGKREERYAHLLCGSPKLEDIPESAHAASGEPTRSARIEALESEVAELRAQIDRLWSLTGLEDQR; translated from the coding sequence ATGACGATCGAGCACGAATCCGACACCTCCGATGCCATGCTGACCCCGGCGGAAGCGCGCGTCCTCGGCTGCCTCATGGAGAAGCAGCGCACCACGCCCGACCAGTACCCCTTGACCCTCAACAGTCTCGTCAGCGCCTGCAATCAGAAAAGCGCCCGCCATCCCGTCACGAACATGACCCCCGGCGAGGTCGGCCACGTCGTCAACCAATTGCGCGACCGCGGCCTCATCTACGCCAGTCTTTCGGGGCGCACCGAGCGCTACGACCACAAGATCGTCGGCACCTTCCTGCTGAGCCGGGAAGAGCATGCGCTGCTGTGCGCGCTGATGTTGCGCGGCCCTCAGACAACCGGCGAGCTGCGGACCAATACCGCGCGCCTGGCCGACTTCAAGGATCTCGAGCAGGTCACCACCGCGTTGCACGGCATGGCCAAGCGCGACCGCCCGCTTGTCGTCGAGCTGCCGCGCCAGCCCGGCAAACGCGAGGAGCGCTACGCGCACCTGCTCTGCGGCAGCCCCAAGCTCGAGGACATCCCGGAGTCCGCTCACGCGGCAAGCGGCGAGCCGACCCGCAGCGCCCGCATCGAGGCGCTGGAGTCCGAGGTTGCCGAGCTGCGTGCGCAGATCGACCGGCTTTGGTCCCTCACGGGACTCGAGGATCAGCGCTGA